From a single Dromaius novaehollandiae isolate bDroNov1 chromosome 30, bDroNov1.hap1, whole genome shotgun sequence genomic region:
- the LOC135324028 gene encoding olfactory receptor 14A16-like has product HTPMYFFLLNLSILDLGSISTTVPKSMANSLWDTRAISYSGCAAQVLGFSIFISAEYSLLTVMAYDRYIAICRPLHYGTLMDSRACVRMAAAAWTSGFLNALLQTAHTFSIPLCQGNTVDQFFCEIPQILKLSCSDAFLREVGLIAVTAFLCFGCFIFIVVSYVQIFTAVLRIPSEQGRHKAFSMCLPHLAVVSLFISTGMFAYLKPPSISSPAVDLVVAVLYSVVPPTLNPLIYSMRNREIKEALKKLLQWVRCQHQ; this is encoded by the coding sequence cacacccccatgtacttcttcctcctcaacctctccatcctcgaccttggctccatctccaccactgtccccaaatccatggccaattccctgtgggacaccagggccatttcctactcaggatgtgctgcccaggtcttaggtttttccattttcatttcagctgagtattcccttctcacagtcatggcctatgaccgctacattgccatctgcagacccctgcactacgggaccctcatggacagcagagcttgtgtcagaatggcagcagctgcctggaccagtggttttctcaatgctctcctgcagactgctcacacattttcaataccactctgccaaggcaacacagtggaccagttcttctgtgaaatcccccagatcctcaagctctcctgctcagatgccttcctcagggaagttgggcttattgCGGTTACTGCCTTTTTatgctttgggtgtttcattttcattgtggtgtcctacgtgcagatcttcactgctgtgctgaggatcccctctgagcagggccggcacaaagccttttccatgtgcctcccgcacctggccgtggtctccctgttcatcagcactggcatgtttgcctacctgaaacccccctccatctcctccccagctgtggatctggtggtggcagttctgtactcagtggtgcctccaacactgaaccccctcatctacagcatgaggaacagggagatcaaggaggcactgaagaaactccTTCAATGGGTACGATGTCAACACCAATAA